The proteins below come from a single Acinonyx jubatus isolate Ajub_Pintada_27869175 chromosome A1, VMU_Ajub_asm_v1.0, whole genome shotgun sequence genomic window:
- the CNOT8 gene encoding CCR4-NOT transcription complex subunit 8 isoform X3, whose product MKRENILLESTLGSSTSNLILRKDWTQQPNREWNKESQKVKSLLKNTYREDMYSQDSIDLLANSGLQFQKHEEEGIDTLHFAELLMTSGVVLCDNVKWLSFHSGYDFGYMVKLLTDSRLPEEEHEFFHILNLFFPSIYDVKYLMKSCKNLKGGLQEVADQLDLQRIGRQHQAGSDSLLTGMAFFRMKELFFEDSIDDAKYCGRLYGLGTGVAQKQNEDVDSAQEKMSILAIINNMQQ is encoded by the exons ATGAAAAGGGAGAATATCCTTCTGGAATCAACACTTGGCAGTTCAACTTCAAATTTAATCTTAC GTAAGGATTGGACACAGCAGCCAAACAGAGAATGGAATAAGGAATCTCAGAAAGTAAAGTCCCTCTTAAAGAACACTTACAg AGAGGACATGTACTCCCAGGATTCCATAGATCTCCTTGCTAACTCAGGACTACAATTTCAGAAGCATGAGGAAGAGGGGATTGACACATTGCACTTTGCAGAGCTGCTTATGACATCAGGGGTGGTTCTCTGTGACAACGTCAAATGGCTTTCATTTCATAG TGGCTATGATTTTGGCTACATGGTAAAGTTACTTACGGATTCTCGTTTGCCAGAAGAGGAACATGAATTCTTTCATATTCTGAACCTTTTTTTCCCATCTATTTATGATGTGAAATACTTGATGAAGAGTTGCAAAAATCTTAAg GGAGGTCTTCAGGAAGTTGCCGATCAATTGGACTTGCAGAGAATTGGAAGGCAGCATCAGGCAGGCTCAGACTCGCTGCTGACGGGAATGGCATTCTTCAGGATGAAAGAG TTGTTTTTTGAGGACAGTATTGATGATGCCAAGTACTGTGGGCGGCTCTATGGCCTAGGCACGGGAGTGGCCCAGAAGCAGAATGAGGATGTGGACTCTGCCCAGGAGAAGATGAGCATCTTGGCCATCATCAACAACATGCAGCAGTGA
- the CNOT8 gene encoding CCR4-NOT transcription complex subunit 8 isoform X4, which translates to MKLKCGYDFGYMVKLLTDSRLPEEEHEFFHILNLFFPSIYDVKYLMKSCKNLKGGLQEVADQLDLQRIGRQHQAGSDSLLTGMAFFRMKELFFEDSIDDAKYCGRLYGLGTGVAQKQNEDVDSAQEKMSILAIINNMQQ; encoded by the exons ATGAAATTGAAATG TGGCTATGATTTTGGCTACATGGTAAAGTTACTTACGGATTCTCGTTTGCCAGAAGAGGAACATGAATTCTTTCATATTCTGAACCTTTTTTTCCCATCTATTTATGATGTGAAATACTTGATGAAGAGTTGCAAAAATCTTAAg GGAGGTCTTCAGGAAGTTGCCGATCAATTGGACTTGCAGAGAATTGGAAGGCAGCATCAGGCAGGCTCAGACTCGCTGCTGACGGGAATGGCATTCTTCAGGATGAAAGAG TTGTTTTTTGAGGACAGTATTGATGATGCCAAGTACTGTGGGCGGCTCTATGGCCTAGGCACGGGAGTGGCCCAGAAGCAGAATGAGGATGTGGACTCTGCCCAGGAGAAGATGAGCATCTTGGCCATCATCAACAACATGCAGCAGTGA
- the CNOT8 gene encoding CCR4-NOT transcription complex subunit 8 isoform X1: MPAALVENSQVICEVWASNLEEEMRKIREIVLSYSYIAMDTEFPGVVVRPIGEFRSSIDYQYQLLRCNVDLLKIIQLGLTFTNEKGEYPSGINTWQFNFKFNLTEDMYSQDSIDLLANSGLQFQKHEEEGIDTLHFAELLMTSGVVLCDNVKWLSFHSGYDFGYMVKLLTDSRLPEEEHEFFHILNLFFPSIYDVKYLMKSCKNLKGGLQEVADQLDLQRIGRQHQAGSDSLLTGMAFFRMKELFFEDSIDDAKYCGRLYGLGTGVAQKQNEDVDSAQEKMSILAIINNMQQ; encoded by the exons ATGCCTGCAGCACTTGTGGAGAACAGCCAGGTTATCTGTGAAGTCTGGGCCAGCAATCTAGAAGAAGAGATGAGGAAGATCCGAGAAATTGTGCTCAGCTATAGTTATATTGCCATG gaCACAGAATTTCCAGGTGTTGTGGTGCGACCAATTGGTGAATTTCGTAGTTCCATAGATTACCAGTATCAGCTTTTACGGTGCAATGTTGACCTTCTAAAAATTATCCAGCTGGGCCTTACATTCACAAATGAAAAGGGAGAATATCCTTCTGGAATCAACACTTGGCAGTTCAACTTCAAATTTAATCTTAC AGAGGACATGTACTCCCAGGATTCCATAGATCTCCTTGCTAACTCAGGACTACAATTTCAGAAGCATGAGGAAGAGGGGATTGACACATTGCACTTTGCAGAGCTGCTTATGACATCAGGGGTGGTTCTCTGTGACAACGTCAAATGGCTTTCATTTCATAG TGGCTATGATTTTGGCTACATGGTAAAGTTACTTACGGATTCTCGTTTGCCAGAAGAGGAACATGAATTCTTTCATATTCTGAACCTTTTTTTCCCATCTATTTATGATGTGAAATACTTGATGAAGAGTTGCAAAAATCTTAAg GGAGGTCTTCAGGAAGTTGCCGATCAATTGGACTTGCAGAGAATTGGAAGGCAGCATCAGGCAGGCTCAGACTCGCTGCTGACGGGAATGGCATTCTTCAGGATGAAAGAG TTGTTTTTTGAGGACAGTATTGATGATGCCAAGTACTGTGGGCGGCTCTATGGCCTAGGCACGGGAGTGGCCCAGAAGCAGAATGAGGATGTGGACTCTGCCCAGGAGAAGATGAGCATCTTGGCCATCATCAACAACATGCAGCAGTGA
- the CNOT8 gene encoding CCR4-NOT transcription complex subunit 8 isoform X2 — translation MPAALVENSQVICEVWASNLEEEMRKIREIVLSYSYIAMDTEFPGVVVRPIGEFRSSIDYQYQLLRCNVDLLKIIQLGLTFTNEKGEYPSGINTWQFNFKFNLTGYDFGYMVKLLTDSRLPEEEHEFFHILNLFFPSIYDVKYLMKSCKNLKGGLQEVADQLDLQRIGRQHQAGSDSLLTGMAFFRMKELFFEDSIDDAKYCGRLYGLGTGVAQKQNEDVDSAQEKMSILAIINNMQQ, via the exons ATGCCTGCAGCACTTGTGGAGAACAGCCAGGTTATCTGTGAAGTCTGGGCCAGCAATCTAGAAGAAGAGATGAGGAAGATCCGAGAAATTGTGCTCAGCTATAGTTATATTGCCATG gaCACAGAATTTCCAGGTGTTGTGGTGCGACCAATTGGTGAATTTCGTAGTTCCATAGATTACCAGTATCAGCTTTTACGGTGCAATGTTGACCTTCTAAAAATTATCCAGCTGGGCCTTACATTCACAAATGAAAAGGGAGAATATCCTTCTGGAATCAACACTTGGCAGTTCAACTTCAAATTTAATCTTAC TGGCTATGATTTTGGCTACATGGTAAAGTTACTTACGGATTCTCGTTTGCCAGAAGAGGAACATGAATTCTTTCATATTCTGAACCTTTTTTTCCCATCTATTTATGATGTGAAATACTTGATGAAGAGTTGCAAAAATCTTAAg GGAGGTCTTCAGGAAGTTGCCGATCAATTGGACTTGCAGAGAATTGGAAGGCAGCATCAGGCAGGCTCAGACTCGCTGCTGACGGGAATGGCATTCTTCAGGATGAAAGAG TTGTTTTTTGAGGACAGTATTGATGATGCCAAGTACTGTGGGCGGCTCTATGGCCTAGGCACGGGAGTGGCCCAGAAGCAGAATGAGGATGTGGACTCTGCCCAGGAGAAGATGAGCATCTTGGCCATCATCAACAACATGCAGCAGTGA